A segment of the Toxotes jaculatrix isolate fToxJac2 chromosome 2, fToxJac2.pri, whole genome shotgun sequence genome:
ACAAAAGGCTCTGGCAGTGAGCTCGTTAAGGGGGGGGGCAATCAATCACCATAGCAACGCCACAGAAATTGTCTGTGCCACACAGCAGGCTGTCTCCCCAGTCAGTGAAAGGACTCCAAGTAAACCAAGTAAACCTTGTTCTGTGTACAGATTAcagaaagcaaagtgaaaaaacaaTTTAAGTGCTGTAGAGACTGTTATGTTGTTATGCTGACATTTATATAGTTAGTTTGTGTTGTTAGCCCCTATTTGCTTGTTACAGTCCTTTTATCAGTGGCCAGAGGCAGACTCAGCAGGACAGGCTGAGCCTGAGTGGCCACCTAATGGTACAAGCCCTTCATTACACAGGCCAGACACCAAATAACAACAGATACAACATCATTTCCCATTTCCCTCaatttcatattaatattaCAAAGTAAACACTCATCTTCATCGCCTGATACTTTGGCAGTTGGTGTACAACATATTAATGTACTTTATTGtactgacaggaaatgacagaTCCTATCAGAGCTGCAACTTTCAGAATATGAATgttaattttctcatttataAATGTCAGAGGTGTCGCGCCACCATCTAAGTGAGTCTCCcagtgtctgaaatcactccaATCATTTCCCTTCCACCTTTTGAGTCTGTGTAAATCTATCCATCATAATGCCCTAAAAAATATCCAccatggaacaaaaaaaaaaaaaatagtgtccATGGCATGAAGGTGCCAATTTgccaaagtaaaaacaaatgtaataatAGTAATGACAATTATAAGACTTCCATATATGTGAACTATCCGTGTTTTCTGACAGAGTGGCACAACCACTGTGagttttcttcagtttattCAAGTGTTGGAGTAGAAAATCCCCCAGTCATTACTCTGTGTTTATTGATGGGAAGCATCATAAAGCTCTCAGTGTGCTGTGAAAATGACTTATGAGCTAATGCTCTTCATCAAACATTCACCCACCCAGGATTAAATCCTAAAGGGAGACTCAGTGTCTCAATACTACATATCACAGTCATGCTGTGTGAAGATGCACACAGAAACCACATATCATGTGTGCTTTCTTGATTTACTGAGTTTTCCCGCCCTGTGCTGGACCTTTTTCATTCACAGTCATTTAGAATCAGGGGGTTATTAGCATCAAAGACCTCGTTCATTGTGGAGGTTATAGGTTGCTACGAGACAGCCTGAGCTTTTATCCTGTGCTGTAGATTAAAGTGATGGTGGATGTTCGCAGCAGTATATGTGCGTGTACATGTTCACAGGAGTTCAGTGGGTCTTTGTCTGCGTTTGTCCGTGTAGACCTCGTCTGTGTCTGTTTACTGACATTTACAGCATGTGTTTCAGCCCTGTGAGTGTGTCACACAGGAAACATGTCTAAGCTGTGCTCCATGAATGTGTTGATTGATTTTGGATAAAAGCCTTTCAGAATAACCCATATAAGTTCACAGGGAACAATTACATATACCCTAAACATCATATATTGCTTCATTGATTGAACAAAACATTAAAGGTGCTTCTGTCTAAACATCTGGCAAGAGATGTTAGGAGTGATGTAGTCGGTGATGGAAAATAATTAAGTACGCAACCACTGTCTTTAACGGAAAAGCTCAACATTTTGGGACTTACTCTTATTATTACTCAGACTGATAGTGTTACCATCATAAGGCTACaggcagcagctggttagcttagcttagcttagcacaaagaccagagacaggggaaacagctaggcAGCTAGTGTTAAAAGGTCATGTTGTGGTGTTACAAGGGTTCTGTGAATAATCTGTGCTGTTTCATGGCTTTAGACTGCCCAGAGCCAAGAAATAGTTTGGCATGAAGAGTCTGAAGCTGATTGTCAATTCAGTTTTTGTAAGAATTAAGGACTGGGATATCTCATATCACTGGACAGAGCCAAGATAGCTGGTTcccactgtttccagtctttatggtAAGCCAAGCTTATCAGACAGTACAAAGTACAACTCTGAAGTACTTGCATTGTTTTTATGCTACTTTACTTCTAATCCTGTTTCAttgcacctgctgctgctttcatgaTTAAGGTTTCAGATAATGAACTTTTACTGTAGTAAAAATTTGAGtacaggacttttacttgtaatggagtattttcaCACTAATGTTACTACAGCTTAAGTAAAGGATATGAGTACTTCTTATGTTCATACATCAAATCTGAGAGCAAATTTTGATCTAATCCAAACATCTCAAAACCCAGCATGGCGTAATCATGTCTGGAGATCTGTATTAATTTATAAATGTGGATGTAGCATGAAAGCATGGGTCCTGATGAGGCACACGTGAATGAATGCTTCAGTAGATGAGCAAAGCTTTCATCTTTACTTTAGACAGCCACggcaaacattttgacattgaTCAGTGGTTATCACAGTGTACTTTGAACTTCTTCTCACTGCATGTTTGGTTTTAGGTCAATATTGTTGTCCGTTGAGTGCTCAGAAAGCCCAAGCTGTGTGTGGTATTAATGAACCTGTATAAGACGAAAAGTGATCTGTATGGTCTGCATGTGTTTCTACAACCTAACtacatgtacatatgtatgCATATCGTATATGATTCTGCTGCATAATGTGAAGCCGAGGGAAATGGGAGTGTTCCTTGAACCATTTCTGCAACCGACAGATTGATAATCTTGGAACAGTGTGGTTATGCATACGTCCTCTGTGTTAAGTAGGAGCCTGACTATCCATATCCATAACTGATTGTGTCTGATAGTGTtacctgcagagaaaaaaaacagtgtatttAATTGTGTATTTAATCATGTATCTATCATAGATCACCAGTTTGAtctaaaatgtgttgttttgagtTAAGTAACTAAACATCTGTGTTGCATCCTCTGTTAAAAACTGTGAACACTGACTGAGAAGTAAAGTGGAAGCAATTCATTAATGTATTTTTGGGAAACTTCACgtagaaaacacacatgaagacagTGAAAGAACGTTGGTTTTCCATTACTTTTTCACGACACTCAAAAACACTTCATACACAAAACTGATTCCTTTCAATCAGATGGGCCAAAATGGGAAATGCTGCATCCTGTCATACTGTTGTTTTCTGATGAATGCAAAACATAATTTAACATTTGGAACCGAAAAACTTACATTACTTGTTAAAATGATGTTGCTGTTGCTCACTTATTGGGTTTGAGGCtttgaaaaatgtcattgtcaTAAATAAGCACAGGATGGGTTTGTTTATTATGTTTCTTCAGTACATTAAGAATCTATAAAGATTTAGATAAAGTACATTGGTTGTAAATTGTAAATCCAGAGGAGTCATCTCAGTATATAACAGtataaaaaacagattttttttcagtgagacATGTCAATCATCCAACTTAATTTATTCTCTCTGACcagagcttctttttttttcatagtgtCAATATAATCTCCCTTTAATGGGTCTTGAAACCATTCAGGTGAAAAGcacatttcatttacagtggTGAAATGGTCCTGATCAATACTCTCTGCCCTGCAATCAAGAATGTCATaatggctcacacacacagacatctcaTGAATTGATTACTGTATGTTTTGATATTTCAGGGAGCAACAGGGCTATCACCAGTGTGTTGCAAATTCATATTTTATGTGACCTTAGAGGGGAGCATTTCCTCTATTATACTCTCAGCCCCTATTTATTGTTTGTGattgcagagaagaagaagaaatatggACATAGTACATACAGGACAGCAgcagtttctcttttctcacatGGGAAAAAGGATTCATCTCTATTGTATTGataatttcatggcaatccatctagCTGTCAAGATATTTAACTCAAAATCTCCAACTTCATGATGGTGCTAGAGGAGAAGTCAGCGGGTCATCACAGTCTGTAGGATTTATTGTCTGGGGATCATAAACATCTGTAcaacatttcatggcaatcaGTGTAatagttgttgaaatatttcagtctggattaaagtggtggactgactgactgaaagacCAATATTGCTGTCCCCAGAGCCACGAACAGgactaaaaataaattaaataagcTGTCCACCGTTTCTCACAAAGCACCTTTATCAGTTTTTACCTTATCTCTCAACTTTTAAAAAGCATGCTCTCCTTTGATCTGCTGTGGCAGACAATAGAAAGACATATTTGACTGATGAAAGGACTACAGGCTGGTGACATCTTTATTATGCTTCTAAAAAGAAGAACTTAATCCTGCCAGACAGAGTccatttcagtgtctgtgtaaACCTTTTTGCAGCACAGGGTCCCTGTCGTTATATGACAATCTCTGCTGTCATTATTAATCTGCTCTTCCTCCCCTGACAttggctgttttgtttgtgctgtgatTCAGCCCTCGGCTTATGGCTCTGTGCTCAAGACTGTGTCCAGAGACCTACAGTTGTATATCAATGTGGCCTCTGGTGTTTAAGTAAgaatatgcatttttaaaagaCTAAAAGAATGAGTGAGCTTCCTGAATTTATGTCTTTGATtctcttgtgtttctgttacaCTAAATTTTAATTCAGGATGAAGTCAGGATTTAACATGATGCCTTTAAAGCAGCTGACTCAAGAGAATCTGGGGAAATTCAATGTGCCATGATCCTGTACTTACAACCTCTGGCTGCAGTGGCCTCCGTTAAGCTAAAGTTACACAGCCTTGTGCATAACTCTCATCTTCATTTTACTGCCAGTACGTGAGATTATAGCGACAGAAGGTGGAGGGAACacataaaacagctgaaagcaCACAGTCCTTACTCTGACTAAGTCAAGTGTGGCTGCATTAGTCACCCATGTCCCACAGCCACCAGCTGAAGTCCAATATATTTAGAACCCTGTTTGCCTGAATTAAAATTGATGTTACACTTCTCCCACAggaaattattaattaaaatttaattctGCCAACAGAAAGCAGGAACTACCCATAAGAACACCCCTTTGGCCTCACACCTCCCGTTGGTGCAATGTGTAAAGACAGCCAGATTGTGACTTTGTGCTACCTGTTATCTGATTTCTGGATATTGaacatcatcattttttaaattattattatttactgtacaCCTCCCAGGCATGAAAATGTGTACAGTTATCAAATAAGacattaaaggaataattctgcattttgagaaatacacttCATCACTTCTTTGTAGAAAGTCACAAGAGAAGCTCAATACACTTCtgtttgttaaatatgaagctggagccaggagagggttagcttagcttagatATTAAGACTTGCACCTCTCATTATATGAATGAAGGGAGtttgtcattagttttgcagatatttggtcataaatGGACGAAAAATCAGATGATCCCCAAAGTTATACCAACAAAATTTTATGTTGATCTACCCCACAAGTATGGTAAAacaagtccacacacacacacacacacaacaatacCCCCCTCTGTCGCAGCTGGTAATAATGACTGAATTGACTGAGATTCTTCAGGAAAGTCCCTGAAGTGAAGACTTTTCAGGGGTCAAATCAGGATCCAAAGCAATATCCCTTTACCTCGAGCTGACTTTAACCTTCACCAAAAAAGTCACTGAGTGAAATAAACCTCTGAAGTGATAAAGTCAAGGCTCCAGTGGCATCATGGGTAGTGAGAGCTGAACTCTCAGCTGGCTCGGCCTCGAACTTGGCAACAGCGTCATGCTGTCCCCGGGGGCAgatggtctctctctctctctctctctctctctctctctctctctctctctctctctctctctctctctctcagagtcAGGCGTCAGCTGTTCACATGAGCACAGATGAGTGTGTCGGACTCTCACCCACAGCTCACAAGCTCCTGACAAACTCCAGACAACTCGGTCCCTGTTGGGTTCACTGAAACCAATGATGAAgacacttttcttcttctgataaAACTCACATTCACCTTGTGGAGGCATGCCTCACTCCAGGTAGGCCATACAAATACTAtttcttcatttcacatttttattgttcataGAAATATCTTTGGACATGTACATCTTTTGTTAAGAAACTCTTTGATGATGATACTGTCACTTATTGCAGAATAAAGTGACTGAAATCAAATTTTTCATGACAAAATTTCcaataaaccaataaaaaggaaattaattCAGTGACTTTTCATCCTTCACACAGCGTTCGTTATTTATTTCAAAGTATTGAAagtgtgagtgtttttgtgttttacactcACCTTTACAAAAGGGCACAGAgtggacacaaacagacagaaggaTCACTCACCTGCTAAAGCTCCTCTAATTCCATTTGCTGACCGTGGTATCTGCCTGAACAGCTTATAGGATctttacagtaacacacactgtagctggaGCTAGACAGTCGTAGTATGAGCCAAGATAAGAGGAGAGTGTAAACATGATTCATGCAGAGGAAAATGCAGAAGAATACTCTACATTTTACTGCACTGCATTTACTTGACAACTTCAGTTTCTTTGCATGTTCAgattaataatacaaaatatagtcaacaaataaaacatgatgtaaaattatggtttaaaataaagacaggaaataaagaAGTGATTTCAGGGGATatgcaaagtaaataaaatttcCTCCAGCTTCACCAGCTATTAGAGTAAAGTCATGTGCACTAAATGCATATAATCATAATCATCCTCGTATTCTAGAAATATTACATGCATTCATCTGAAATTGGCAGTtctgaaaatgtattatttttacttttggcacttaaagtatattttaatactaatacttttgtacttttgtttttaGGTTTTAGAATATCTTGTAATGTTGTtgaggtgtttgtttttgtaatgttgttCAGTAAACAGAGTACCTAACCACATCCCCAGAACAATATGTCTGTGTGACGGTGGCACTGAGCCACCAGGTCATTTCCTCTGTATCCTGCTCTTAAACAAAAGAATCAGGAAAGAGAAACTCAGAGGGGATCCCCAGTGTCCCTCTCTGGTTCCTGAACAGATGTTTGCACATGGGAAAGAATTATATCCTCTCAAATATTCACCAACCAAGTGTATACAGAATGATATTTCATATTAAATTTGTGTAATACTCTGACAGTGTTTCCTCCCAGGATGGTCATAACTCTCATGTTAGCAGCCAGGAAAAACTAGATCTGAATCCATGTTTGGCATTGCTACAGAGCTGGAAACACTCTTTACTTTTTGCAGGTGCACAGCAGGAAGTTGTTTTGTACAAGTTCTTCGTTCAGGAGTTTCCTCTTTCCCTGGATGCCACATGCACCACGTTGCAGTTTCCGCCCTTCAATGAACAAATCGGATTCGTGTCCAGACCAACGACATAGCAGTAGAAGTAATAATCCTCCAAGATGGCAGTCACTTCGGTCTATGTTAGAGAGGAACCAGAAGCCTGCTTAACTAAAGTGGACATCTGCACGCTTGAGATTGATATGAAGTATGAACTCATCCCAGGCATCGTCTGCTCTCTTTGCTTTTCACTCGGCTTCATCTACTGCTTTTTCGGTACGTATTCACAACACCAGAGCTAAACTTTGGAATGTGAGGGCAGAGGCAGTAGTTTTTAAAGCAGTGTTCTCCTCTTTTAAAGTCACTATTTCAACATCACATCTTCTCCACATTGCTTCATTAGCTCACCCAGTGGCTTAAACCCCTCAGTGGCAGGTGTCTGAGGGCTGCCAGGGGTTTAGGGTGGATAAGCCCAAAGCTGGAGGAGGCAGATGGGTAGCCCTGTATCTGAATCTGACAGAGGCAGTGTACATTAAGTGCCACCTGTTGCACTCACTAACATCTCACTAGCGTCATGGTGTTAAACCTGACAAAAGCTCATGTGAAGTTTGGCAGTGATTTTTATTAACAGCTTCTGTGGTCCAGGTAACAGCAGTTTGTAGTTTGTAGAGATGTATGTTGAGTTGTGTGCTGTGCTGAGTATTTACCAACGACAGAACCACAAAGCAAAACAGTTCGACACAacattatttctgtctgtgttttcactgagaaAATATGTGTACATAAATCCAACAAATAGACTGTGAGTGAGATTACGAGCTGCGTGTCCTGTGGACCTGCTCCCTAAAACATGTGAcattatgcaaacacacacacaccgccaaATGTCTCTGTGTCCCCGTAAGTCTGACAGAGTAAACTAGGGTTAAGGTAGCCTGTAAGGCCACTATTTGTGgatttaaataatgaataacTTGACGGACAAACAGCAGTTTCCGGGGTGCAGGTTAAGAAAGTATTGTCAGAGTTGTGTTTCCTTATGTAATTTGCTGTTCTGagcaaaaagatgaagaaaaagcagagagagtgaaCTCTGAGTTCTGACTTTTACATTTGAGCGAGTACTTTTATTACTCATATAAAAAATGTTAGTGACAGATGTTCGAGCTGGACGTGAATACTGGAACAAATTCGCTTCTAATATGAATTTCAGCGATCTGTGACCCAGCGTGATCGGCAGTTAAAGCACTGCAGCAGTGGTATGCAACTTTACCTCAGTGTTTGGGTATTTAGTTACTGTAAATGGAGATGATGAAGTCAACAGTCTGACTGACAGTCACACAAGACAAAATGATGATTGTGATCGTGCCTCACTGCagaagttttcttttctgtatcaGCTACAAAGTTCGTGTTTATTCAAGTCACCAAATCTTTGGATATTTTGCTCTCtcataagtttaaaaaaatactatatGCTAAAAGTAATACTATGatgctggaaaacacacattctAGCATCTGTAGTGTCTGTGAAATACTGCAGTTCATTTTGGCATTTGTGCACATGGATGAGCAGCTGAACATTTTCCCCGACTTTCCAGGATACCGCTGCTTCAAGATGGTCATGTTCTTTTCTGGCTTCATGTTTGGCACGGCAGCCATGCTCCTGTTGAACCACAAGGAGCCTGAGTTGAACGTCCAGCTGGGGACGGAGACCAAGGCGGGGATTGGCCTGGGCCTCGGTGTGCTCTGCGGGCTGACGACATTGCTGGTGTCAACGATGGGACTCCTGCTCAGCGGCTTACAGCTGGGCACCGTGCTCTCCCTCGCCATCCTGGTGGTCATCAGACAGTTTCACAGCCTTACCCCCGTGTGGGTGCCTCTCAGTGCCGTACTGGCTGCCAGCATCATCACTGCTGTCTTCACACTAAAGTGGCAGAAACTGTTCAGCATCGTCTACACATCTGTGTTTGGAGCGATCGCTGTGATGCTGTGCATGGATTACCTGATGGGGGCGTTTGTTTTGCCAGGTCAGGTGTATGATATCCTTTGTCAAGTGGCCCCACGTCCACTGTGCTGGTTTAACTGGACAATCACTGGGATCTGCCCTCTTTTGAGTTTCATAGGCATATTAGTGCAGTGGAGGTTTACTGCCAAAGGAGTATCACACAGAGAAGGTGAGTTCAATTTCATCTGCACTTACAGATGCATTCAAGTTCAGGCTGTTTTCATGTTAAATATGCAGAGTTAAAAACCTTCGTCTGTGATGTTATATACTCatgatttccttttttctccttccctttgGATGCATCCCagctgcacacaaaaaaaagaagaaacatgcCAAGAAGCACAGGTACAGAGAGCCCAGGGGAAGACCTCAACCACACCGTCAGCGCAGGCCTCCACCCCTGAAACGCTACGCCGGAGACGTCCTGGCACCGGTCGGTGGCTAAGATTAAAACGTGTCGTCCGGCAAGAGCTTtacattcagttttaatttcttCAGAGTGGCAAATTCTCTCCTTGTAATAAATGTTTCCAACTCTCATTGACTACACCATTGGATACAACCTCATCATCAGTGGTAGAAGAAATACTCAGACTGTAGtagtaaaatgtaattaaagtgtTAGCTATTTTATGTGCTAGTGGGGACTTTCATCTATAACAATctataacaattttttttataaacccaTCATATTGTGCATGTAAAATCTTGTGAATCTGTAAAGTAACATGTAACTAAAGCTTTCAAACAAATGTAGTAGGATAAAAGTTTTgctttgaatctttgaatccTAAACATTGTAGATGTAAAAGTTACTTTACACCACTGCTCACCATGTGAAATTACAGTGGCGTTTTGGCAAATTGCAGTGACATTAACAGTGTGTCTTCCTCCTGTTTGCCTTTCAGAGTTATCTCCAGAGCCTTCAGGAGCGCCAGATGGGAACAGGCTCCTCCACCAGCAGCGTCAGCACTATCACACATACTCTaattgactttgactttgagaCGGGCTCCATGGTGCCTCTGACTGCTGCCTCCCCTGTTTTTACCGtctgaaagagacacagcctGAAAGTTTtgtaaaccacacacacacacacaaaaggaatCCATTTCATTACTCTGAAACCGTTCACTTCCACCGAAACAGTTCCACCATTTCGACTGCTGCCGTGAATCCACTTTAACCGGCTTTCTCAATTAATCATCAACATGCACACTGTGTGAGTTGAGATGCTTGGAGATCATCCTCTGAATGATGACAAGACAAAATAACTCATGATCACAACGGTTTATCTCACAGAtgctttgtgtttcactgttgtGCTGTTTTATTCCACACAGTCAACAACCAAATACTCTCCCATTCCCCTGGAAACTGTTCATGCCATTGGACACAAACGTAGACTTGAAATGTGTCTCTATATTAATTTGGGTTGAAGTTTTGAAGTTCAAGTATCGTGGTTTATAAGCAATGAATTCATAGCAGCACATGCAATAAAACTGAGGATATACATCAGGAAAATTGGGAACATTGGACAATAAACCAATAAACCATTGATTTGACAGAAACACCACAGCTTGagagtatttatttatttatttatttatttagtattatCTTATGTTAATGGCTGTTAAAGCAAAGCTGTGTATaaaacagccactgttttgGGCAAAACAGTAAATGGGAAAGCGTATTAATTCAAAGTCCCTGCACATCCATTCCGttgtttccattttctccagctgtttaGACACCAGCTCAGGCTG
Coding sequences within it:
- the LOC121187212 gene encoding transmembrane protein 198-like isoform X1, translating into MAVTSVYVREEPEACLTKVDICTLEIDMKYELIPGIVCSLCFSLGFIYCFFGYRCFKMVMFFSGFMFGTAAMLLLNHKEPELNVQLGTETKAGIGLGLGVLCGLTTLLVSTMGLLLSGLQLGTVLSLAILVVIRQFHSLTPVWVPLSAVLAASIITAVFTLKWQKLFSIVYTSVFGAIAVMLCMDYLMGAFVLPGQVYDILCQVAPRPLCWFNWTITGICPLLSFIGILVQWRFTAKGVSHREAAHKKKKKHAKKHRYREPRGRPQPHRQRRPPPLKRYAGDVLAPSYLQSLQERQMGTGSSTSSVSTITHTLIDFDFETGSMVPLTAASPVFTV
- the LOC121187212 gene encoding transmembrane protein 198-like isoform X2, with the protein product MAVTSVYVREEPEACLTKVDICTLEIDMKYELIPGIVCSLCFSLGFIYCFFGYRCFKMVMFFSGFMFGTAAMLLLNHKEPELNVQLGTETKAGIGLGLGVLCGLTTLLVSTMGLLLSGLQLGTVLSLAILVVIRQFHSLTPVWVPLSAVLAASIITAVFTLKWQKLFSIVYTSVFGAIAVMLCMDYLMGAFVLPGQVYDILCQVAPRPLCWFNWTITGICPLLSFIGILVQWRFTAKGVSHREAAHKKKKKHAKKHRYREPRGRPQPHRQRRPPPLKRYAGDVLAPVGG
- the LOC121187212 gene encoding transmembrane protein 198-like isoform X3 produces the protein MVMFFSGFMFGTAAMLLLNHKEPELNVQLGTETKAGIGLGLGVLCGLTTLLVSTMGLLLSGLQLGTVLSLAILVVIRQFHSLTPVWVPLSAVLAASIITAVFTLKWQKLFSIVYTSVFGAIAVMLCMDYLMGAFVLPGQVYDILCQVAPRPLCWFNWTITGICPLLSFIGILVQWRFTAKGVSHREAAHKKKKKHAKKHRYREPRGRPQPHRQRRPPPLKRYAGDVLAPSYLQSLQERQMGTGSSTSSVSTITHTLIDFDFETGSMVPLTAASPVFTV